One Candidatus Acididesulfobacter guangdongensis genomic window carries:
- a CDS encoding universal stress protein, whose product MFKKILCPVDFSETSLNASNNAIELAEQLKSTITFIHVLDVNLMQNAGDLSFGSVDIYETLAEEEKGLLKKLDEIAVSKGVVVNTVLTHGVPQDVVLEKAKNENYELIVMGTHGRTGLSRVLLGSVAESLVRHSSLPVLLFRKQ is encoded by the coding sequence ATGTTTAAAAAAATTTTATGCCCGGTTGATTTTAGCGAAACCTCGCTTAATGCATCTAACAACGCAATTGAACTTGCAGAGCAGTTGAAATCCACAATTACTTTTATTCATGTTTTAGATGTAAATCTTATGCAAAATGCAGGGGATTTATCTTTCGGTTCGGTTGATATTTACGAAACATTAGCAGAAGAAGAAAAGGGGCTATTAAAGAAATTAGATGAAATCGCCGTATCTAAAGGCGTTGTAGTCAATACCGTTTTGACTCACGGCGTGCCTCAGGACGTTGTGCTTGAAAAAGCAAAAAATGAAAACTACGAATTAATAGTAATGGGAACCCACGGCAGAACAGGTCTTTCCAGAGTCCTTTTAGGCTCGGTAGCAGAATCTTTAGTGAGACATTCCTCATTGCCTGTGCTTTTATTTAGAAAACAGTAA
- a CDS encoding alcohol dehydrogenase: MKEALYYSNNDIRIIEKPVPEINDDEILLKVEAAGICGSDVIEWYRRDKVPLVLGHEVSGTIAEAGANVKKFRIGDRVVAAHHVPCNTCKYCLSGHQTVCDTLRSTNFYPGGFAQYLRLPEINVKNGLYLLPDSVSFEEGTFVEPLACCVRAQRLAGVKPAQTVAVIGSGLAGLLHINLLKASGATTIIATDINDFRLSAAKKFGADYTLNAKENIPEAIKDINGGFLADTVIISAGANSAIEQGLKSVRRGGTVLFFSAAEDGAKLPLSINEIFWRTEVSLIGSYAGSIADHINALELIRTKRVNIKDMITEILPLAQILQGFKLTAEAGSSLKIIIKPNTAL; encoded by the coding sequence ATGAAAGAAGCGCTTTACTATAGCAATAACGATATAAGAATTATTGAAAAACCGGTACCTGAAATAAATGACGATGAAATATTGCTAAAGGTTGAAGCTGCCGGCATTTGCGGAAGCGATGTTATAGAATGGTACAGACGCGACAAAGTTCCGCTGGTTCTCGGTCACGAGGTTTCAGGCACTATTGCGGAAGCAGGCGCTAATGTGAAGAAATTTAGAATAGGCGACAGGGTCGTCGCGGCGCATCATGTTCCGTGTAATACCTGTAAGTATTGTTTAAGCGGACATCAAACCGTCTGCGATACGCTTAGAAGCACAAATTTTTATCCGGGCGGATTTGCCCAATATTTAAGGCTGCCCGAAATTAACGTTAAAAATGGACTTTATTTATTGCCTGATTCAGTCAGTTTCGAGGAAGGAACTTTCGTCGAACCTTTGGCATGCTGTGTCAGAGCACAGAGGCTGGCAGGCGTCAAACCCGCTCAGACGGTTGCTGTTATAGGAAGCGGATTGGCAGGGCTTCTGCATATAAATCTTTTGAAGGCATCAGGAGCGACGACTATTATAGCAACGGATATTAACGATTTCAGGCTTTCTGCGGCAAAGAAATTCGGCGCCGACTACACTTTAAACGCAAAAGAAAACATTCCTGAAGCAATTAAAGACATAAACGGCGGATTTCTTGCAGACACGGTAATCATTTCGGCAGGAGCAAACAGCGCAATAGAACAGGGGCTTAAATCCGTTAGAAGAGGCGGTACGGTGCTATTTTTTTCTGCCGCCGAAGACGGCGCAAAACTTCCTCTGTCAATAAATGAAATATTCTGGAGAACGGAAGTAAGTTTGATAGGCTCTTATGCAGGTTCTATTGCCGACCATATTAATGCTCTTGAACTTATAAGAACAAAAAGGGTAAATATAAAAGATATGATTACGGAAATACTGCCCCTTGCACAAATATTACAGGGGTTCAAACTTACCGCAGAAGCCGGAAGCTCTCTTAAAATTATTATAAAACCGAATACGGCTTTATAA
- a CDS encoding chloride channel protein: MADKKRKGATGILRRPLLNIKRYMIKFQDNRFMYFSRWLFFGLMIGIVAGVGAIIFNALIRLFRFIFQNTLEGYYSPRPELMGHTGAPPHVVLVHWLFLIIPAVGGLFSGLLVYTFAPEAEGHGTDAAIDAFHNKEGFIRGRVPIIKTLASSITLGSGGSGGREGPVAQIGAGFGSVLATFLGLPVPERRKMLVAGIGAGIGAIFKSPLAGAMFGVEVLYSDMDFESGSLMLAIVSSIIAYSIYAYFYAGFKPIVLVPMFTYTRPVTLFFYAIMGFALAFIGQFYVRFFYGVHSFFEKIKIKPHFKPMIGGLLVGIIAYFLPEIMGVGYGWLQLAVLGKISLVMLIMIGLFKIIATSFTISSGGSAGVYAPSLIIGGMFGGAFGIIFHMLLPHVILQSDIAPFVLIGMGGFFAGVAKTPISSLLMVSEMTGSYGLLPPLMLVNAITFIVSGKRSIYSKQKKNRMDSPAHSKDYLIEPLKKYSVKDIMKDENFAKPIKPEATLYEMITVFFNSNFTIHPVVDADGRIIGFIKYATIKNMMMNTPDDERVAKDIMETKKIPKIKITETLDIVVHNFFRKKTDELFVVEGKTEKYRAIIRKRDVLVVINNAENIFKNS; encoded by the coding sequence ATGGCAGATAAAAAGAGAAAGGGTGCTACAGGCATCCTGAGAAGACCGCTGCTTAATATTAAGAGATACATGATAAAGTTTCAGGACAACAGGTTCATGTATTTTTCCCGCTGGCTTTTTTTCGGACTGATGATCGGTATTGTTGCCGGCGTCGGAGCAATTATTTTCAACGCTCTCATAAGATTGTTCAGATTTATATTTCAAAATACTCTCGAGGGATATTACTCTCCCCGTCCGGAGTTAATGGGGCATACTGGAGCGCCACCCCATGTTGTTCTGGTTCACTGGCTGTTTCTGATAATTCCTGCGGTAGGCGGGCTTTTTTCAGGTCTTTTAGTTTATACTTTTGCTCCTGAAGCCGAGGGTCACGGCACAGACGCCGCTATTGACGCGTTTCATAATAAAGAAGGCTTTATAAGAGGCAGGGTGCCTATAATTAAAACCTTAGCTTCGTCAATCACCTTAGGTTCCGGAGGTTCTGGAGGCAGAGAAGGACCGGTAGCGCAGATAGGCGCCGGATTTGGTTCTGTCCTTGCAACATTTCTGGGTCTTCCTGTTCCTGAAAGAAGAAAAATGCTTGTTGCCGGCATAGGAGCGGGCATAGGAGCAATCTTTAAATCTCCGCTTGCAGGAGCTATGTTCGGCGTCGAAGTTCTGTATTCCGACATGGACTTTGAAAGCGGCTCGCTTATGCTTGCTATAGTTTCTTCAATAATTGCCTACTCTATTTATGCGTACTTTTATGCTGGTTTTAAACCGATTGTACTTGTTCCGATGTTCACATATACGCGGCCGGTGACGCTGTTTTTTTACGCTATTATGGGTTTTGCTCTTGCATTCATAGGTCAGTTTTATGTCAGATTTTTTTACGGCGTACATAGTTTTTTTGAAAAAATAAAAATCAAACCGCATTTTAAACCTATGATAGGCGGTCTGCTTGTCGGTATAATAGCTTATTTTCTTCCTGAAATTATGGGTGTCGGTTACGGATGGCTTCAGCTTGCCGTTTTAGGAAAAATAAGCCTTGTAATGCTTATTATGATAGGTTTGTTTAAAATTATAGCAACGTCTTTTACTATCAGTTCAGGAGGTTCAGCCGGTGTTTACGCCCCTTCTCTTATAATAGGAGGAATGTTCGGCGGAGCATTCGGAATCATATTTCATATGCTTTTACCTCATGTTATTCTGCAGTCGGATATTGCGCCGTTTGTTCTTATAGGGATGGGAGGTTTTTTTGCCGGCGTTGCCAAAACGCCTATTTCTTCCCTTCTAATGGTATCTGAAATGACCGGAAGCTATGGTCTTTTACCTCCGCTGATGCTTGTTAATGCCATTACTTTCATTGTTAGCGGAAAGAGGAGTATATATTCTAAACAGAAAAAAAATAGAATGGATTCGCCTGCGCATTCAAAGGATTATCTCATCGAACCGCTTAAAAAATATTCCGTAAAAGATATAATGAAGGATGAGAATTTTGCCAAGCCTATAAAACCTGAAGCCACTCTGTATGAGATGATTACAGTTTTTTTTAATTCTAATTTTACAATACATCCGGTCGTTGATGCGGACGGAAGAATTATAGGATTTATAAAATATGCTACAATAAAAAACATGATGATGAATACGCCTGATGATGAAAGGGTTGCTAAAGATATAATGGAAACGAAAAAAATTCCTAAAATAAAAATAACCGAAACCCTTGATATTGTCGTGCATAATTTTTTTAGAAAAAAGACCGATGAACTTTTTGTAGTAGAAGGAAAAACCGAGAAATACAGGGCTATAATCAGAAAAAGGGATGTTCTTGTAGTAATTAATAATGCTGAAAATATTTTTAAGAACAGCTAA
- a CDS encoding tyrosine recombinase XerC, whose protein sequence is MEKQQDYIAEFENYLRLDKNYSINTVTAYSSDMKELFMYLKNVSESRKKDCRHNNGYCDDNNKNTNNATENDNNDNNNGNDDIDVKEIAEIDIRGYLSKEYDKVKKVSLARKIESIKAFFNFLEKRHVIDKNPVFLLELPKIEKKLPFFLTVNEAKFLLDNYRSLSFEKKGVKYEFEILRNDLILEFLYGSGLRVSEIIFVKYKDLELDEGYVKVLGKGSKERIIPLTIQTVNKIQKWKNYIGAHIANLNFKSEFLIINKKGNHLTRRTVHRIVRESMLITGQFKNISPHSLRHSFATHLLDNGADLRSIQDMLGHSNLSTTEKYTHLSLKKLLDVYKQSHPHAVK, encoded by the coding sequence ATGGAAAAGCAACAGGATTACATAGCAGAGTTTGAAAATTATTTGCGGCTTGATAAAAATTATTCCATAAATACGGTAACGGCATATTCTTCAGATATGAAGGAATTATTTATGTATTTGAAAAACGTTTCCGAAAGCCGGAAGAAAGACTGCCGGCACAATAACGGCTATTGCGACGATAATAATAAAAATACGAATAATGCAACGGAAAATGATAATAATGATAATAATAATGGCAATGATGACATAGACGTTAAAGAAATTGCAGAGATAGACATAAGAGGATATTTGAGCAAAGAATACGATAAGGTTAAAAAAGTAAGCCTTGCCAGAAAAATAGAATCTATAAAGGCTTTTTTTAATTTTCTTGAAAAAAGACATGTTATAGATAAAAATCCGGTTTTTTTGTTAGAGCTTCCGAAAATAGAAAAAAAATTACCCTTTTTTTTAACTGTAAATGAAGCAAAATTTCTGCTAGACAATTACAGGTCTTTATCTTTCGAAAAAAAAGGCGTAAAATATGAGTTTGAAATCTTGAGAAACGATTTAATATTAGAATTTCTTTACGGGAGCGGTTTAAGAGTCAGTGAAATAATTTTTGTAAAGTATAAAGATTTAGAGCTCGACGAAGGCTACGTCAAAGTTTTAGGAAAAGGTTCAAAAGAGAGAATAATACCTTTAACCATTCAAACCGTTAATAAAATTCAAAAATGGAAAAACTATATAGGCGCTCATATCGCGAATTTAAATTTTAAAAGCGAATTTTTGATTATTAATAAAAAAGGAAATCATCTGACACGCAGAACTGTTCATAGAATAGTTCGTGAATCTATGCTTATAACAGGTCAATTCAAAAATATATCGCCGCACAGTTTAAGGCATTCTTTTGCTACACATCTGCTCGATAACGGTGCAGATTTGCGTTCTATTCAGGATATGCTCGGACATTCTAATCTTTCTACGACTGAAAAATATACTCATTTGAGTTTGAAGAAATTATTAGATGTCTACAAGCAATCCCATCCGCATGCGGTTAAATAG
- a CDS encoding undecaprenyl-diphosphate phosphatase — protein MISLSIFQGVILAVIQGISELFPISSLAQGVIIPTLFGWHINRQAEGFLPFLVVLHLGTALALIVYFYKDWISLFKGFFKGVAERNININEDSKTLYLLALATIPAGILGLIFVHKLKKLFGFTDIAAFFLIINGIILYLGEKRRRKQGIAKIADMTVYMALIIGFFQSFALIPGISRSAITMVAALYLGFKHESAAKFSFLLATPIIFAAGLLEVPKMLKLHLANFDIIAVISGIVAGVVAYFSIWFLMKYFHKYEVNALYPFAFYCILFGSFVLAYRIIF, from the coding sequence ATGATTAGTCTTTCTATCTTTCAGGGTGTTATTCTTGCCGTAATTCAAGGCATCAGCGAACTTTTTCCTATTTCAAGTCTAGCTCAGGGGGTAATAATACCCACGCTGTTTGGATGGCATATAAATAGGCAGGCTGAAGGCTTTTTGCCTTTTTTAGTTGTTCTGCATCTCGGCACAGCGCTGGCTCTTATAGTATATTTTTACAAAGATTGGATTAGTTTGTTTAAGGGTTTTTTTAAAGGTGTGGCTGAAAGAAATATTAACATAAATGAAGATTCCAAGACCTTGTATTTATTAGCATTAGCCACAATTCCGGCAGGTATTTTAGGTTTAATTTTTGTCCATAAACTTAAGAAATTATTCGGTTTTACGGATATAGCAGCTTTTTTTCTAATAATAAACGGTATTATTTTGTACCTCGGCGAAAAAAGAAGAAGAAAACAGGGTATAGCGAAAATAGCCGATATGACGGTATATATGGCGCTTATAATAGGTTTTTTTCAATCCTTCGCCCTGATTCCCGGAATATCCCGTTCTGCTATAACTATGGTGGCTGCTTTATATCTGGGTTTTAAACATGAATCTGCCGCAAAGTTCTCGTTCCTTCTGGCTACGCCTATTATATTTGCCGCAGGACTTTTAGAAGTTCCAAAAATGCTGAAACTTCATCTTGCCAATTTTGATATAATAGCTGTTATAAGCGGTATTGTTGCAGGCGTTGTAGCGTATTTTAGCATATGGTTTTTAATGAAATATTTTCACAAATATGAGGTTAATGCGCTTTATCCGTTTGCATTTTACTGCATTTTATTCGGCTCTTTTGTTTTGGCGTATAGGATTATTTTTTAG